From the genome of Niallia sp. FSL W8-0635, one region includes:
- a CDS encoding rhodanese-like domain-containing protein — protein MIVAIIMSAIIVALFKRHFPVFRVENITNHVDMGTSIVVDVRDYIESHNSPIERAINVPVAYLNRFYSEIPKSDLIVVASNRLERNLAIRFLRKRDFKVVGYLITNQTQTVLKENQLNKESYC, from the coding sequence ATGATAGTTGCTATAATAATGAGTGCCATTATTGTTGCTCTTTTTAAAAGACATTTTCCCGTTTTTAGGGTTGAAAATATAACTAATCACGTTGATATGGGAACATCAATAGTCGTAGATGTAAGAGATTATATTGAGTCTCATAACAGCCCAATAGAAAGAGCCATCAATGTTCCAGTGGCATACCTTAATAGGTTTTATTCAGAAATCCCAAAAAGTGACTTGATTGTAGTGGCATCAAACCGCCTTGAAAGGAATCTAGCGATTCGTTTCTTACGCAAAAGAGATTTTAAGGTCGTTGGCTATTTAATTACAAATCAAACACAAACAGTATTAAAGGAAAATCAATTAAATAAAGAAAGTTATTGTTAA
- a CDS encoding rhodanese-like domain-containing protein — MNTKSKVAEILPKEVSEKVRQGKAQSIIDVREHEEVAQGRIPGAYHIPLGELENRLHEIDKDKEHFMVCQSGNRSGMAAEFLQDKGYKVKNMVGGMLNWEDEVEKP, encoded by the coding sequence ATGAATACTAAGTCAAAAGTTGCTGAGATTTTACCAAAAGAAGTATCTGAAAAAGTAAGGCAAGGAAAAGCACAAAGTATTATCGATGTTCGTGAACATGAAGAAGTTGCACAAGGGAGAATCCCAGGTGCTTACCATATTCCTTTAGGAGAGCTTGAAAATCGATTACATGAAATTGACAAAGACAAGGAGCATTTTATGGTATGCCAATCGGGGAATCGGAGTGGAATGGCTGCTGAATTTTTGCAAGATAAGGGGTATAAAGTGAAAAATATGGTTGGTGGAATGCTTAATTGGGAAGATGAAGTCGAAAAACCGTAA
- a CDS encoding glutaredoxin family protein, whose product MNKNVTVYTTNTCPYCVMVKNFLNEQGVAFKEVNVQEDPAAGDKLVETTGQMGVPQIEISGEWVLGYDPETITQLLEK is encoded by the coding sequence ATGAATAAGAATGTTACTGTCTATACCACAAACACTTGTCCCTATTGTGTAATGGTAAAAAACTTTTTAAATGAGCAAGGTGTCGCATTTAAAGAAGTAAATGTGCAAGAAGATCCTGCAGCAGGAGATAAATTGGTTGAAACAACAGGTCAGATGGGAGTCCCTCAAATTGAAATTAGTGGTGAGTGGGTTTTAGGGTATGATCCGGAAACGATTACTCAACTTTTAGAAAAGTAA
- a CDS encoding DUF2243 domain-containing protein, which produces MNIIKNSKQKFIFANRNLFGGFLFGLGLVAFIDETVFHQLLHWHHFYDKSTTDIGLVSDGLFHAFSWFATIFSAFMFADLRRRNAFWLARWWGGILLGAGGFNLYDGIIQHKFMRIHQIRYNVEILPYDLVWNLVAVALIIVGVILVFRTRKQLSQGEEILSGSQSH; this is translated from the coding sequence ATGAATATTATTAAAAACTCAAAACAAAAGTTTATTTTTGCGAATCGCAATTTATTTGGTGGCTTTTTATTTGGGCTTGGTCTTGTAGCTTTTATTGATGAAACGGTTTTTCATCAACTACTACACTGGCATCACTTCTATGATAAATCAACAACTGATATTGGACTAGTTTCGGATGGTCTGTTTCATGCTTTTAGTTGGTTTGCGACCATCTTTTCAGCTTTTATGTTTGCAGACCTTCGCCGCAGAAATGCTTTTTGGCTTGCAAGATGGTGGGGAGGAATATTGCTTGGGGCTGGAGGCTTTAATTTGTATGATGGTATCATCCAACACAAGTTCATGAGAATACATCAGATTCGTTACAATGTAGAAATACTTCCTTACGACTTAGTGTGGAATTTAGTTGCTGTAGCACTCATTATTGTTGGGGTGATTCTCGTATTTCGCACAAGAAAGCAATTATCCCAAGGGGAGGAAATTCTTAGTGGATCACAATCACATTGA
- a CDS encoding sulfurtransferase TusA family protein translates to MEVTVNRVLDAKGLACPMPIVKTKKEMNTLEPGEVMEIQATDKGSTADLKAWASSTGHQYLGTVEEGETLKHYLRKVRSEEEKPEAKHPDVVHLDELLKKLDGNEKITVLDVREPAEYAFGHVPGAINIPLGELENRFEELNNVDNLHVICRTGSRSDFAAQKLTEKGFNNVKNVVPGMKDWTGPIDKNH, encoded by the coding sequence ATGGAAGTTACAGTTAATAGGGTGTTAGATGCAAAGGGACTGGCTTGCCCGATGCCAATTGTAAAAACAAAAAAAGAAATGAACACCCTTGAACCAGGTGAAGTGATGGAAATTCAAGCTACCGATAAAGGTTCAACAGCTGATTTAAAGGCTTGGGCTTCTAGTACCGGTCATCAGTATTTAGGAACTGTAGAAGAGGGAGAGACCTTAAAACATTATCTTCGAAAAGTTCGTTCAGAAGAAGAAAAACCTGAAGCAAAACATCCGGATGTGGTTCATTTAGATGAATTATTAAAGAAATTAGATGGAAATGAAAAAATAACTGTTTTAGATGTGAGAGAACCGGCTGAATATGCATTCGGTCATGTACCGGGTGCTATTAATATCCCACTTGGTGAATTAGAAAATCGGTTTGAGGAACTTAACAATGTAGACAATCTACATGTCATTTGTAGAACGGGTAGTCGTAGTGATTTTGCTGCACAAAAGTTAACCGAAAAAGGCTTTAACAACGTTAAAAATGTAGTTCCTGGAATGAAAGACTGGACAGGACCTATCGATAAAAATCATTAA
- a CDS encoding class I SAM-dependent methyltransferase produces MDKALIAFVIHEVPDIKAALGEIRRIIKPGGMFVLLEWEAVESEIGPSIEQKVPSITMKKLLEQNGFHPKLVHLNQSIYAIIAKNIKF; encoded by the coding sequence ATAGATAAAGCGTTAATAGCTTTTGTCATACATGAAGTGCCTGATATAAAAGCTGCACTCGGAGAAATTCGTAGGATTATAAAGCCAGGTGGAATGTTTGTATTGTTAGAATGGGAAGCGGTGGAATCAGAGATAGGACCTTCAATAGAACAGAAAGTACCGTCTATAACCATGAAAAAGTTATTAGAACAAAACGGCTTTCATCCAAAACTTGTGCATTTAAATCAATCAATTTATGCAATAATTGCTAAAAACATTAAATTTTAA
- a CDS encoding metal-sensitive transcriptional regulator: protein MEYNDQMKNRVKRIEGQLRGILRMMEENKDCKDVITQLSAARTAIDRTIGVVVSSNLVECVRNAEEIGEKNTEELLKEAVNLLVRSR, encoded by the coding sequence ATGGAATACAACGACCAAATGAAAAACAGAGTAAAGCGCATTGAAGGACAACTTAGAGGAATTTTGAGAATGATGGAAGAAAATAAAGACTGCAAAGATGTTATTACTCAGTTGTCTGCAGCAAGAACAGCGATTGATCGGACGATTGGAGTTGTCGTCAGTTCAAATTTAGTGGAATGTGTTCGTAACGCCGAAGAAATTGGTGAGAAAAATACAGAAGAACTATTAAAAGAAGCTGTCAATCTGCTTGTAAGAAGTAGATAG
- a CDS encoding DsrE/DsrF/DrsH-like family protein, translated as MTETKKTTIVLFSGDYDKAMAAYIIANGAAAYDHEVTIFHTFWGLNALRKDEDIEVKKGFMEKMFGKMMPRGAEKMGLSKMHFAGFGPKMIKDVMKKHNAMPLSDLIEMAKEQDVKLVACTMTMDLLGLQKEELLDNIEYAGVAAYLADAEDGNVNLFI; from the coding sequence ATGACAGAAACAAAAAAAACAACAATCGTATTATTTAGTGGTGATTATGATAAAGCAATGGCTGCTTATATTATTGCAAACGGGGCAGCTGCCTATGATCATGAAGTAACTATTTTCCACACATTTTGGGGATTAAATGCTCTACGTAAGGATGAAGATATTGAAGTGAAAAAAGGTTTCATGGAAAAGATGTTTGGCAAAATGATGCCAAGAGGTGCTGAAAAAATGGGTCTGTCAAAAATGCACTTTGCAGGTTTCGGTCCTAAAATGATTAAAGATGTAATGAAAAAGCATAATGCAATGCCACTTTCAGACTTAATTGAAATGGCAAAAGAACAAGATGTTAAGCTCGTTGCTTGTACGATGACAATGGATTTATTAGGACTTCAAAAAGAAGAACTTTTAGATAATATCGAGTATGCAGGTGTAGCTGCATATTTAGCTGATGCAGAAGATGGAAATGTAAACCTATTTATCTAA
- a CDS encoding MBL fold metallo-hydrolase — MGTTTALKTISVKDLAQKVINHEDLFILDTRNTSDFDDWKIEGRNIEVINSPYVELLEGVDSILDKLPKSKEIYVICAKGGASEFVAEQIMEQGFTDVYSVEGGMKAWSEHLEPIKIGDLKNGGSIFQFVRIGKGCLSYLIESDGKGAIIDTNRMLSPYEEMIKEHNITLTHVLDTHLHADHISGGRELAEKHGATYYLPPKDAKEVTFNYSQINDGDEYKVGQTTIKAIYSPGHTIGSTSFVVDDQYLLTGDILFIDSIGRPDLAGKAEDWVGDLRNTLYQRYKELADNLLVLPAHYMGINEMNDDGSISEKLGVLYQQNHGLNINDEAEFRKTVTENLPPQPNSYQEIRETNMGKIKPEEEQQREMEIGPNRCAVR; from the coding sequence ATGGGAACAACAACAGCTCTGAAAACAATATCTGTTAAAGATTTAGCCCAGAAAGTCATTAATCATGAAGACCTTTTCATCCTTGATACCCGTAATACCAGCGATTTTGACGATTGGAAAATAGAAGGGCGCAATATAGAGGTAATCAATTCTCCTTACGTTGAATTATTAGAAGGAGTCGATTCAATATTAGATAAACTACCAAAGAGCAAAGAAATTTATGTCATTTGTGCTAAAGGTGGTGCATCAGAATTTGTCGCCGAACAAATAATGGAACAGGGGTTTACAGATGTTTACTCAGTAGAAGGCGGAATGAAGGCTTGGAGTGAACACCTTGAGCCAATAAAGATTGGTGATTTGAAAAATGGAGGAAGCATCTTTCAATTTGTACGGATTGGAAAAGGCTGCCTTTCCTATTTAATTGAGTCTGACGGAAAAGGGGCAATAATTGATACTAACAGAATGTTGTCTCCATATGAAGAGATGATAAAGGAACATAATATTACGTTAACACACGTTTTAGATACTCATTTGCATGCTGACCATATTTCTGGTGGTAGAGAACTTGCTGAAAAACATGGTGCAACCTATTATTTACCACCAAAGGATGCTAAAGAAGTCACATTTAACTACTCACAAATTAATGACGGCGATGAATACAAGGTTGGACAGACAACCATAAAAGCCATTTACTCTCCTGGGCATACCATTGGTAGTACATCTTTTGTCGTTGATGATCAATATTTGTTAACAGGTGACATTTTATTTATTGATTCCATTGGTCGCCCTGATCTAGCTGGTAAAGCTGAAGACTGGGTAGGAGATTTAAGAAATACCCTTTATCAACGTTACAAAGAGCTAGCTGATAATCTTCTAGTCTTACCTGCCCATTACATGGGAATTAACGAAATGAATGATGATGGAAGTATTTCAGAAAAACTTGGTGTACTTTATCAACAAAATCATGGATTAAATATTAATGATGAAGCTGAATTCAGAAAAACGGTGACAGAAAATCTTCCGCCACAGCCGAATTCATACCAAGAAATTCGTGAGACAAATATGGGTAAAATCAAACCAGAAGAAGAACAACAAAGGGAAATGGAAATTGGACCAAATCGCTGTGCAGTGAGATAG
- a CDS encoding cytochrome c oxidase assembly protein: MDHNHIDSSGYSYLDYFFILVFVLMIILYIMGVVLSNRKHKKWSPYRTLSWLLGVLFVALAVVGPVAEQAHMDLKIHMLGHLFLGMLGPLLIALSAPMTLFLRTLSVKLARRFTQILKSYPVRIVSDPFIASLLNIGGLWVLYTTDLYAQMHGNLYLYVFIHVHVFIAGYLFTVSMIYIDPVAHRTSFLYRSIVLIIASGIHGILSKYIYAHPPKSVPISQAEMGGVLMYYGGDVIDIFLIFIFCYQWYISTNKRRVSDKSKLFLQS, translated from the coding sequence GTGGATCACAATCACATTGATAGTTCCGGTTATAGTTATTTAGATTATTTCTTCATTTTGGTATTTGTGTTAATGATTATTCTTTATATAATGGGAGTTGTTTTATCCAATCGAAAGCATAAAAAATGGTCGCCATACCGAACGTTATCTTGGCTTTTAGGGGTTCTGTTTGTAGCACTTGCTGTAGTGGGACCGGTAGCTGAACAAGCCCATATGGATCTTAAAATACACATGCTAGGTCATTTATTTCTTGGGATGTTAGGACCTCTACTTATTGCGCTTTCTGCACCGATGACGCTTTTTTTAAGAACTCTGTCTGTGAAATTAGCACGACGGTTTACACAGATATTAAAAAGTTACCCGGTCCGCATTGTAAGTGATCCTTTTATCGCATCGCTTCTAAATATTGGAGGACTATGGGTACTCTATACAACGGACTTATACGCACAAATGCACGGGAATTTATATCTTTATGTCTTTATACACGTTCATGTATTCATAGCAGGATACCTTTTTACAGTATCCATGATCTATATTGATCCAGTTGCCCATAGAACAAGTTTCCTCTATCGTTCTATTGTTTTAATAATCGCCTCAGGCATCCACGGTATTCTATCAAAGTATATTTATGCCCATCCCCCAAAGAGTGTACCAATTTCCCAAGCCGAGATGGGTGGAGTGCTAATGTATTATGGTGGAGATGTGATCGATATATTTCTAATCTTCATTTTTTGTTATCAATGGTATATATCCACAAATAAAAGAAGGGTATCTGATAAATCAAAATTATTCTTACAAAGTTAA
- a CDS encoding DUF2892 domain-containing protein codes for MRDLFPPTTTKVKLNTDDRINNDIERKTAHNINNYYGKTEKEIDKRIKELNYEWDTERVLELNFASIVLISSLLGLLSNKKWMALSGITSVFMIQHSLQGWCPPLPLIRRLGVRTATEIFEEKEALKKILNKS; via the coding sequence ATGAGAGATCTATTTCCACCAACTACGACTAAAGTAAAGTTAAACACAGATGATAGAATCAATAATGATATAGAACGAAAAACTGCACATAATATCAACAATTACTACGGGAAAACTGAAAAAGAAATAGATAAACGTATTAAAGAATTAAATTATGAATGGGATACCGAAAGAGTTTTAGAACTTAACTTTGCATCAATTGTATTGATATCATCTTTACTTGGATTATTAAGCAATAAAAAATGGATGGCATTGTCAGGAATAACAAGTGTATTTATGATCCAACATTCTTTACAGGGGTGGTGTCCTCCATTACCACTGATAAGGAGACTTGGCGTTAGGACTGCAACAGAAATATTTGAAGAGAAGGAAGCATTAAAGAAGATACTAAATAAAAGCTGA
- a CDS encoding class I SAM-dependent methyltransferase produces MEGGMILSHRTDPNRAYRLFDPKRKKLITPNKALELLELEEFENVADLGAGNGYFTLSLTKKSKMVYAVDIEPRMLKLLMERAEKENISNIRYVESNLEDIKLEKNIVDR; encoded by the coding sequence ATGGAAGGGGGGATGATTCTGTCTCATCGAACTGATCCAAATAGAGCATATAGGCTCTTTGATCCAAAGAGAAAAAAGCTTATAACACCCAATAAGGCATTGGAATTATTAGAACTTGAAGAGTTTGAAAATGTCGCTGATCTAGGTGCGGGTAACGGCTATTTTACACTTTCACTAACGAAAAAATCTAAGATGGTTTATGCTGTAGATATTGAACCCAGGATGTTGAAATTATTAATGGAACGTGCAGAAAAGGAGAACATAAGTAATATCAGGTATGTTGAAAGTAATCTTGAGGATATAAAATTGGAAAAGAATATTGTAGATAGATAA
- a CDS encoding sulfite exporter TauE/SafE family protein yields MDIGFIVVIFLIGFIGSFISGMVGIGGSIIKYPMLLYIPPLFGLAAFSAHEVSGISAVQVFFATIGGVWAYRKGGYLNKTLIIYMGVAILIGSFIGGYGSKLMTESGINIVYGILALIAVVMMFLPKKGIDEIPHDQVKFNKWLAAVLALIVGVGAGIVGAAGAFILVPIMLVVLKIPTRMTIATSLAITFISSIGATVGKITTGQVEYYPALIMVVASLIASPLGANFGKKINTKILQWILALLILATSIKIWSDILF; encoded by the coding sequence GTGGATATTGGATTTATCGTGGTTATATTCCTTATCGGTTTTATTGGATCCTTCATATCCGGAATGGTAGGAATTGGTGGATCGATTATTAAATATCCCATGCTTTTATACATTCCACCACTGTTTGGATTAGCTGCATTTAGTGCACATGAGGTATCTGGAATTAGCGCCGTACAAGTTTTTTTCGCCACAATAGGGGGAGTATGGGCTTATAGAAAAGGAGGGTACTTGAATAAAACGTTAATTATATACATGGGTGTTGCCATATTAATTGGTAGTTTTATTGGTGGATATGGCTCAAAGCTCATGACCGAAAGTGGAATTAACATTGTATATGGAATTCTAGCTTTAATCGCCGTTGTGATGATGTTCTTACCTAAAAAAGGAATCGATGAGATCCCACATGATCAGGTGAAGTTTAATAAATGGCTCGCAGCTGTTCTTGCATTAATTGTTGGGGTGGGTGCGGGAATTGTTGGTGCTGCTGGTGCGTTCATTTTAGTTCCTATCATGCTCGTAGTGCTGAAAATTCCAACTAGAATGACGATAGCGACCTCTTTAGCTATTACGTTTATCTCGTCTATTGGTGCAACTGTTGGGAAAATTACAACAGGTCAAGTCGAATATTATCCAGCGTTAATCATGGTTGTAGCAAGCCTAATCGCTTCGCCACTTGGTGCTAATTTTGGTAAAAAAATAAATACCAAAATCCTACAATGGATTTTGGCATTACTCATATTAGCTACTTCAATTAAAATTTGGTCTGATATTTTATTTTAA
- a CDS encoding sulfurtransferase TusA family protein, which yields MEATKVLDAKGLACPMPIVKTKKEMDSLSSGEILEIHATDKGAKNDLTAWAQSGGHELLKDEEENGVYKFWLKKG from the coding sequence ATGGAAGCAACAAAAGTATTAGATGCAAAAGGGCTAGCTTGTCCAATGCCAATTGTAAAAACAAAAAAGGAAATGGATTCATTAAGTTCAGGAGAGATCCTTGAGATTCATGCAACAGATAAAGGGGCAAAAAATGACTTGACTGCATGGGCACAATCGGGTGGACACGAATTGCTAAAAGATGAAGAAGAAAATGGTGTTTATAAGTTCTGGTTAAAAAAAGGATAG
- a CDS encoding DUF302 domain-containing protein, with translation MFDYTVETKKSINEAVTSLETNLKEEKFGVLWMFDIKDKLQEKGLDFNQEYKVLEVCNPHEAQRVLNENLLVGYFLPCKIVVYSDNGQTKIGMPRPTALIKLVNNDEIIKLAKDIEDRLINCINKSI, from the coding sequence ATGTTTGACTATACCGTTGAAACAAAAAAGAGTATTAATGAAGCAGTAACAAGTTTAGAAACTAATTTGAAAGAAGAGAAGTTTGGCGTTTTGTGGATGTTTGATATCAAAGACAAACTTCAAGAGAAGGGACTAGATTTTAATCAGGAATATAAGGTCTTAGAAGTCTGTAATCCACATGAAGCTCAGAGAGTTTTAAATGAAAACTTATTAGTGGGGTATTTTTTACCATGTAAAATTGTTGTTTACAGTGACAATGGGCAAACTAAGATAGGGATGCCTAGACCAACAGCACTTATTAAGCTTGTGAATAATGATGAAATCATAAAGCTTGCAAAAGATATTGAGGATCGTTTAATTAATTGTATTAATAAAAGTATATAG
- a CDS encoding MFS transporter encodes MSKVQIGIKENLINFILLVVTNFFVGSMVGLERTILPIIGEEDFGLASASAALSFIISFGFSKAIVNYFAGAIADRLGRKKVLLIGWSIGLLVPLLVIFATSWWMIVVANIFLGINQGLSWSMTVNMKIDLSKPTQRGFAVGLNEFAGYIGVAVMAGVSGFVATNFSNRPEPFYLGIIIVVIGFILSLLVRDTEEHIKLQTKSSNNGPTLSAKEVFKITTFKNKSLSSITFAGLSTNLKDGMAWGLFPLFFTGVGLTVSEIGVLVAIYPASWGFFQLFTGALSDKIGRKWFIVGGMWLQALSLWMILFVNEYSLWFIAAILLGLGTAMVYPTLQASISDIAQPEWRASSMGVYRFWRDSGYAFGALFAGFIADMLNISWAIGLVALLPLIAGIITAVRMNETLIR; translated from the coding sequence TTGAGTAAAGTACAAATTGGAATTAAAGAAAATTTAATAAATTTCATACTTCTAGTTGTTACGAACTTCTTTGTTGGTTCAATGGTTGGTTTAGAAAGAACCATTCTCCCGATTATTGGTGAAGAAGATTTTGGTTTGGCATCGGCTAGTGCGGCATTATCTTTTATTATTAGTTTTGGATTTTCAAAGGCTATTGTGAATTATTTTGCAGGTGCTATCGCAGACCGATTAGGAAGAAAGAAAGTCCTTCTTATCGGTTGGAGTATCGGCTTATTAGTTCCTTTGCTGGTTATATTTGCGACCTCATGGTGGATGATTGTAGTTGCAAATATTTTCTTAGGTATCAACCAAGGATTATCTTGGTCCATGACCGTAAATATGAAAATTGATTTATCGAAACCTACTCAAAGAGGTTTTGCTGTAGGGTTAAATGAATTTGCAGGGTATATAGGAGTAGCTGTAATGGCTGGTGTCTCTGGTTTTGTTGCAACAAATTTTTCTAACCGCCCCGAACCATTTTATTTAGGTATTATTATTGTGGTAATCGGTTTTATCTTATCATTACTTGTAAGAGATACAGAAGAACATATAAAGCTTCAAACAAAATCATCCAATAATGGTCCGACTTTATCTGCAAAAGAAGTGTTCAAAATAACTACGTTTAAGAATAAAAGTTTATCTAGCATCACTTTTGCAGGATTAAGCACAAACCTTAAAGATGGTATGGCTTGGGGACTCTTCCCATTATTCTTTACAGGTGTTGGCTTAACCGTATCAGAAATTGGAGTGTTAGTTGCGATTTATCCAGCTTCATGGGGATTTTTCCAACTGTTTACCGGAGCGTTAAGTGATAAGATCGGACGAAAGTGGTTCATTGTTGGTGGAATGTGGCTTCAAGCTCTTTCTCTGTGGATGATTTTATTTGTAAACGAATATAGCCTATGGTTCATAGCAGCTATTCTTCTAGGACTAGGAACCGCAATGGTATATCCAACCTTACAAGCTTCAATTAGTGATATAGCACAACCAGAATGGAGAGCCTCATCAATGGGAGTTTATCGTTTTTGGAGAGATAGTGGATATGCATTTGGAGCATTATTTGCAGGATTTATTGCAGATATGCTTAATATTAGTTGGGCAATTGGTTTAGTTGCTCTATTACCTCTAATTGCAGGAATCATAACAGCAGTTCGAATGAATGAAACATTAATAAGGTAG
- a CDS encoding rhodanese-like domain-containing protein: MKQLTAKEVETSLVEGQPLNLIDVREVDEVETGKIPGAIHIPLGLLEFRMHELDKSQDYIMVCRSGARSGRACQFLESHGFKVTNMTGGMLAWEGETK, from the coding sequence ATGAAACAACTAACAGCAAAAGAAGTGGAAACATCGTTAGTAGAAGGTCAACCATTAAACTTGATTGATGTTCGTGAAGTGGATGAAGTTGAAACTGGGAAAATCCCAGGAGCGATCCACATTCCACTAGGGTTATTAGAATTCCGTATGCATGAATTAGATAAGTCTCAAGACTATATCATGGTTTGTCGTTCTGGTGCACGTAGTGGTCGCGCCTGTCAATTTCTTGAAAGTCATGGGTTTAAGGTAACCAACATGACAGGCGGAATGCTTGCGTGGGAAGGCGAAACAAAATAA
- a CDS encoding DsrE/DsrF/DrsH-like family protein, translating into MKVAIIASNGGMFDAYKVFNIATAAAATDAEVGIFFTFEGLNLIHKEGHKNLPMPTGTEHYQEGFKKANVPPVEELVAMASEMGVKMIACQMTMDVMSLEKEHFVEGIDVGGAVTFLAFAKDADVTLTF; encoded by the coding sequence ATGAAAGTAGCTATCATTGCCTCAAACGGTGGGATGTTTGATGCCTATAAAGTATTCAATATTGCAACGGCTGCAGCTGCTACTGATGCTGAAGTGGGAATCTTTTTTACATTTGAAGGCTTAAATCTCATTCATAAAGAAGGTCATAAAAATTTGCCAATGCCTACAGGAACAGAACATTATCAAGAAGGATTTAAAAAAGCGAATGTTCCACCAGTTGAAGAGCTTGTTGCAATGGCGAGTGAGATGGGTGTGAAAATGATTGCGTGCCAAATGACAATGGATGTTATGAGTTTAGAAAAAGAGCATTTTGTAGAAGGGATTGATGTTGGCGGTGCAGTTACCTTTTTAGCGTTTGCTAAAGATGCTGACGTAACGCTAACGTTCTAA
- a CDS encoding rhodanese-like domain-containing protein, translated as MEYLNYLIIGLFLLFIIKRIIPAKGVRQISTTDLKNELKDRNKQFVDVRTPGEFKGRNIKGFKNLPLQQLAQKAEKELSKDKEVVVICQSGMRSQNATKILKKLGFTNVTNVKGGMSAWR; from the coding sequence TTGGAATATCTAAATTATTTAATCATTGGACTCTTTCTGTTATTTATCATTAAACGAATCATCCCGGCTAAAGGTGTTAGACAGATTTCAACAACAGATTTAAAGAATGAATTAAAAGATAGGAATAAACAATTTGTTGATGTACGTACTCCTGGGGAGTTTAAGGGAAGAAACATTAAAGGATTTAAAAATCTCCCACTCCAACAACTTGCGCAAAAAGCGGAGAAGGAACTATCAAAAGACAAAGAAGTAGTTGTTATTTGTCAAAGTGGAATGAGAAGTCAAAATGCTACTAAAATATTAAAAAAATTAGGATTTACGAACGTGACAAATGTAAAAGGTGGTATGAGTGCCTGGAGATAA
- a CDS encoding MBL fold metallo-hydrolase, translated as MLFRQYLHTNPVAASYFFGCGSQSQGVVVDPLEDQVDFYVEEAEKLGMNIVYVIDTHLHADHVSGARKLAEKTGAKYVLHSSAETSFNFTPVEDGDELLAGNTLLKFLHTPGHTPEHISIVVSDKRRADEPWFVLTGHTLMVGDAGRTELAVSIEEGAKDLYQSLKKITQLEDHVEIYPGAFSGSVCGRGLSGKPSSTIGFEKRHNEAMRFDNEKEFVDFMTTNVPPQPEGFKEMRKTNQGK; from the coding sequence ATGTTATTTCGTCAATATTTACACACTAATCCAGTAGCAGCATCATATTTTTTTGGGTGTGGAAGTCAATCACAAGGAGTGGTGGTAGACCCACTAGAAGATCAAGTTGATTTTTATGTAGAAGAAGCTGAAAAGTTAGGCATGAATATTGTTTATGTAATTGATACACATCTTCATGCTGACCATGTATCAGGTGCAAGAAAATTAGCTGAGAAAACAGGTGCAAAATATGTCCTTCATTCTTCAGCAGAAACAAGCTTTAACTTTACTCCAGTAGAAGACGGGGATGAATTATTAGCTGGAAATACACTATTAAAGTTCTTGCATACCCCAGGTCATACACCAGAGCACATTTCTATCGTGGTTTCTGATAAACGTCGAGCTGATGAACCTTGGTTTGTCTTAACAGGTCATACGTTAATGGTTGGAGATGCAGGTAGAACTGAATTGGCTGTATCTATTGAAGAAGGGGCAAAAGATTTGTATCAAAGCTTAAAAAAGATCACTCAATTAGAAGACCATGTTGAAATTTATCCTGGAGCGTTTTCAGGATCAGTTTGTGGACGTGGTTTAAGTGGGAAACCTTCTTCAACCATTGGATTTGAAAAACGTCACAATGAAGCAATGAGATTTGATAACGAGAAGGAATTTGTTGATTTTATGACAACGAACGTACCACCACAACCAGAAGGTTTTAAAGAGATGAGAAAAACAAATCAAGGAAAATAA